In Streptomyces sp. RFCAC02, the following proteins share a genomic window:
- a CDS encoding ROK family transcriptional regulator, which produces MVVPVSAVNGGARPAAGRTADDLRRDNLALLMGLVHHSGGLSRAELTRRTGLNRSTVGACLADLAALGLVVEGQPEASPRKGRPSPVFQPSPDTVAVTVNPEVDALTIGLVGLGGRVLERWRIEISAGLTAGDVVTRSAAAIRALLAGRSLAVAGVAIAVPGQVRQRDGQVRDAVHLGWREEPLAARLAEATGLPTRAANAASLGMTGESAFGAGRGVDDLVYFIGGASGIGGGVISGGRVVRGASGYGGELGHFMVRGGGRTCPCGARGCLEIEVTQHELLDAVGLAAHRADRLDEALAATRDAAVLDVVRRDLDLLGIAVRNAVNVFNPRLVVLGGFLAALYRNRPDDAVLAGDAIRSSRESLTIATAELGADQLTIGTAELAFSDLLTDPAGHTPTRTGPTAP; this is translated from the coding sequence GTGGTGGTTCCCGTCTCCGCGGTGAACGGCGGGGCGCGCCCCGCGGCCGGCAGGACGGCGGACGACCTGCGCCGCGACAACCTCGCTCTGCTCATGGGGCTCGTGCACCACAGCGGCGGGCTGTCCCGGGCCGAGCTGACCCGGCGCACCGGCCTCAACCGCTCGACCGTCGGCGCCTGTCTGGCCGACCTGGCGGCGCTGGGGCTCGTGGTCGAGGGGCAGCCCGAGGCCAGCCCGCGCAAGGGCCGCCCGAGCCCGGTCTTCCAGCCGTCGCCGGACACCGTGGCCGTCACCGTGAACCCCGAGGTGGACGCCCTCACGATCGGCCTCGTCGGACTCGGCGGCCGGGTCCTGGAACGCTGGCGCATCGAGATCTCGGCCGGCCTCACCGCCGGCGACGTCGTCACCCGCAGTGCGGCGGCGATCCGCGCGCTGCTCGCCGGCCGGTCGCTCGCCGTCGCCGGCGTGGCGATCGCCGTCCCGGGGCAGGTCAGGCAGCGCGACGGCCAGGTGCGGGACGCGGTGCACCTCGGCTGGCGCGAGGAACCCCTCGCGGCGCGGCTGGCCGAGGCGACGGGTCTGCCGACGAGGGCGGCGAACGCGGCCTCCCTCGGCATGACCGGTGAGAGCGCGTTCGGCGCCGGCCGGGGCGTGGACGACCTGGTGTACTTCATCGGCGGCGCCAGCGGCATCGGCGGCGGGGTGATCAGCGGCGGCCGTGTGGTGCGCGGCGCCTCCGGATACGGCGGCGAGCTGGGGCACTTCATGGTCCGCGGCGGCGGGCGGACCTGCCCGTGCGGTGCGCGGGGCTGCCTGGAGATCGAGGTCACCCAGCACGAGCTGCTGGACGCCGTCGGGCTCGCCGCGCACCGGGCGGACCGGCTGGACGAGGCCCTGGCCGCCACGCGCGACGCGGCGGTGCTCGACGTCGTCCGGCGCGACCTCGACCTGCTCGGCATCGCCGTCCGGAACGCGGTCAACGTGTTCAATCCCCGCCTGGTCGTGCTGGGCGGATTCCTGGCGGCGCTCTACCGCAACCGCCCGGACGACGCGGTCCTCGCCGGGGACGCGATCCGCTCCAGCCGGGAGTCGCTGACGATCGCCACCGCCGAACTGGGCGCCGACCAACTGACCATCGGCACGGCCGAGCTGGCGTTCTCCGACCTGCTCACCGACCCCGCCGGCCACACGCCCACGCGCACCGGGCCGACCGCGCCCTGA